One Balaenoptera musculus isolate JJ_BM4_2016_0621 chromosome 13, mBalMus1.pri.v3, whole genome shotgun sequence genomic region harbors:
- the LOC118906283 gene encoding mitochondrial import receptor subunit TOM6 homolog, which produces MGVRGLAEPKSAAVASSGVDMNTAGLPNEAPEILDDVGYWLQGVYHFATDRNDFWKNLILSLGLFAAGVWLARNLSDVKLMAPQPGV; this is translated from the coding sequence CGGAGCCCAAAAGTGCTGCTGTGGCTTCCAGTGGGGTTGACATGAACACTGCCGGCTTGCCAAATGAAGCTCCTGAAATTCTGGACGACGTGGGATATTGGCTTCAGGGTGTCTACCACTTTGCCACTGATAGGAATGATTTCTGGAAGAACTTGATCCTCAGTTTGGGACTTTTCGCTGCGGGAGTTTGGCTGGCCAGGAATTTGAGTGACGTTAAACTAATGGCCCCTCAGCCTGGCGTGTAG